From the Amycolatopsis thermoflava N1165 genome, one window contains:
- a CDS encoding metal ABC transporter ATP-binding protein, with amino-acid sequence MSPAVEISGATLAFGQRTLWSGLDLSVEPGEFVAVLGPNGSGKTSLLKVLLGLQHLSRGSVRINSDHPVGYVPQQRAMSEALTLRGVDLVGLGLDGHRWGTGLRGLAERRRRVSAAVAAVGAQSYAKQPVGKLSGGEQQRLRVAQALVGEPDVLLCDEPLLSLDLAHQRAVSELIDARRREAGTAVLFVTHEINPILPYVDRVLYLVDGRFRIGPPEVVMTSETLSELYRARVEVVRVGGQIHVAGARSAVCEDEPHHLDERVS; translated from the coding sequence TTGAGCCCTGCGGTTGAGATCTCCGGCGCGACCCTCGCGTTCGGTCAGCGCACGTTGTGGTCCGGCCTGGACCTCTCGGTCGAGCCCGGCGAGTTCGTCGCCGTGCTCGGCCCGAACGGATCGGGCAAGACCAGCCTGCTGAAGGTGCTGCTCGGTCTGCAGCACCTCTCGCGCGGCAGCGTGCGCATCAACAGCGATCACCCGGTCGGGTACGTCCCGCAGCAGCGGGCGATGTCCGAAGCGCTCACGCTGCGCGGGGTCGACCTGGTCGGGCTGGGCCTCGACGGCCACCGGTGGGGCACCGGGCTGCGTGGTCTCGCCGAGCGACGGCGGCGGGTGTCCGCCGCCGTCGCCGCGGTCGGCGCCCAGTCCTACGCCAAGCAGCCGGTCGGCAAACTCTCCGGCGGTGAACAGCAGCGGCTGCGGGTCGCGCAGGCGCTGGTCGGCGAGCCGGACGTGCTGCTGTGCGACGAGCCGCTGCTGTCGCTGGACCTCGCGCACCAGCGCGCGGTGAGCGAGCTGATCGACGCCCGCCGCCGCGAAGCCGGCACCGCCGTGCTGTTCGTGACCCACGAGATCAACCCGATCCTGCCCTATGTGGACCGGGTGCTGTACCTGGTCGACGGCCGGTTCCGGATCGGCCCGCCGGAGGTCGTGATGACCTCCGAGACGCTGTCCGAGCTCTACCGCGCCCGCGTGGAGGTGGTCCGCGTCGGCGGCCAGATCCACGTGGCCGGCGCGCGCAGCGCGGTCTGCGAGGACGAACCCCACCACCTGGACGAGCGCGTTTCGTGA
- a CDS encoding metal ABC transporter permease, giving the protein MDKFFDFGLTAQLLGLPFVQTALLAAAVLGLVAGVLGPLIVTRRMSFAVHGTAELAFTGAAGALLLGVGVEFGALAGAVIAALLLGLLGGRESDRDSVIGAILSFGLGLGVLFLWFYPGRAANKFGILVGQIVSIETTNLIVLVIAAVVVLLILAAIYRPLLFASVDPHVAAARGVPARTLSVVFAVLVGVATALGVQIVGALLVVAMMVTPAAAAARLTASPWKATVLAVVFAETAALGGIVLSLAPGAPVSAFVTAIAFTIYLVCRLVAYLRDRAARVTEDSPAVAPAAP; this is encoded by the coding sequence ATGGACAAGTTCTTCGACTTCGGTCTGACGGCGCAGCTGCTCGGGCTGCCGTTCGTGCAGACCGCCCTGCTCGCCGCGGCCGTGCTCGGGCTGGTCGCCGGTGTGCTCGGACCGCTGATCGTGACCCGCCGAATGTCGTTCGCCGTGCACGGCACCGCCGAACTGGCCTTCACCGGCGCGGCAGGCGCGCTGCTGCTCGGCGTCGGCGTCGAGTTCGGGGCGCTGGCCGGCGCGGTGATCGCCGCGTTGCTGCTCGGCCTGCTCGGCGGGCGGGAGTCCGATCGCGACTCGGTGATCGGCGCGATCCTGTCCTTCGGCCTGGGCCTCGGCGTGCTGTTCCTGTGGTTCTACCCGGGCCGCGCGGCCAACAAGTTCGGCATCCTGGTCGGCCAGATCGTGTCGATCGAGACGACCAACCTCATCGTGCTGGTCATCGCTGCAGTCGTGGTGCTGCTGATCCTCGCGGCCATCTACCGGCCGCTGTTGTTCGCCAGCGTCGACCCGCACGTCGCGGCGGCGCGCGGGGTCCCGGCGCGCACGCTGTCCGTCGTGTTCGCGGTGCTGGTCGGCGTCGCGACGGCGCTCGGTGTGCAGATCGTGGGGGCGCTGCTGGTGGTGGCGATGATGGTGACGCCGGCGGCCGCGGCCGCCCGGCTGACCGCGAGCCCGTGGAAGGCCACCGTGCTGGCCGTCGTGTTCGCCGAGACGGCCGCGCTGGGCGGGATCGTCCTGTCGCTCGCGCCGGGCGCACCGGTGAGCGCGTTCGTCACCGCGATCGCGTTCACCATCTACCTGGTCTGCCGCCTGGTCGCCTACCTGCGGGACCGGGCCGCCCGCGTCACCGAGGACTCGCCTGCAGTTGCGCCTGCAGCGCCGTGA
- a CDS encoding DUF445 family protein: MDGVLADFAQHWPLYTAIPFIAALIGYVTKRVAIEMMFRPLEFVGIRPIFGWQGVVPKHGGRMAAIATDLLTKNLIDLGEVIGRIQPDRLVREIEQPLLRAIDDLARDVMAKHHPRLWESLPPMAQDLIVKQLQAGSPKLVRELLDEVRANLDGVLDVKHMTVERLTRDRALLVRLIRETSRPEMAFIARCGIYFGFVLGIVQAVVWALTKNPWVLPVFGGAIGLFTDWLAIKMIFLPRRPVKIGPITLQGKFQRRKAEVARQYGEIIAREVLTVPNLLDELLTGPRADRLAALVRRVVARAVDEQVGLIRPLVSATVGGERLREMTSTAAAGSLAQMPYLLRHAEPYLVEAMDLANMVERRMLALTPEEYENLLRPAFRQEEWKLIAVGGVIGFVVGELQVLLMLH; this comes from the coding sequence ATGGACGGGGTGCTGGCCGACTTCGCGCAGCACTGGCCGCTCTACACCGCGATCCCGTTCATCGCCGCGCTCATCGGTTACGTCACCAAGCGCGTCGCCATCGAAATGATGTTCCGCCCGCTGGAGTTCGTCGGCATCCGCCCGATCTTCGGCTGGCAGGGCGTGGTGCCCAAGCACGGCGGCCGGATGGCGGCCATCGCCACCGACCTGCTCACCAAGAACCTGATCGACCTCGGCGAGGTCATCGGCCGCATCCAGCCCGACCGGCTGGTGCGGGAGATCGAGCAGCCGCTGCTGCGGGCGATCGACGACCTGGCCCGCGACGTGATGGCCAAGCACCACCCGCGGCTGTGGGAGTCGCTGCCGCCGATGGCGCAGGACCTGATCGTCAAACAGCTGCAGGCCGGTTCGCCGAAGCTGGTTCGCGAGCTCCTGGACGAGGTCCGCGCCAACCTCGACGGCGTGCTTGACGTCAAGCACATGACCGTCGAGCGGCTCACCCGCGACCGCGCCCTGCTGGTGCGACTGATCCGCGAGACGTCCCGGCCGGAGATGGCGTTCATCGCCCGCTGCGGGATCTACTTCGGATTCGTCCTCGGCATCGTGCAGGCGGTGGTGTGGGCGCTGACGAAGAACCCGTGGGTGCTGCCGGTGTTCGGCGGCGCCATCGGCCTGTTCACCGACTGGCTCGCGATCAAGATGATCTTCCTGCCGCGCCGCCCGGTGAAGATCGGGCCGATCACGCTGCAGGGCAAGTTCCAGCGCCGCAAGGCCGAGGTGGCCCGCCAGTACGGCGAAATCATCGCCCGCGAGGTGCTGACCGTCCCCAACCTCCTCGACGAGCTGCTGACCGGCCCGCGCGCCGACCGGCTCGCCGCGCTCGTGCGGCGCGTGGTGGCCAGGGCCGTCGACGAGCAGGTCGGCCTGATCCGGCCGCTGGTGTCCGCGACGGTCGGCGGCGAGCGGCTGCGTGAGATGACCTCGACCGCGGCGGCCGGGTCGCTCGCGCAGATGCCGTACCTGCTCCGGCACGCCGAGCCGTACCTGGTCGAGGCGATGGACCTGGCGAACATGGTCGAGCGGCGGATGCTCGCGCTGACGCCCGAGGAGTACGAGAACCTGCTGCGCCCGGCATTCCGCCAGGAGGAGTGGAAGCTGATCGCGGTGGGCGGTGTGATCGGGTTCGTCGTCGGTGAGTTGCAGGTTTTGCTGATGCTTCACTAG
- a CDS encoding DUF445 domain-containing protein yields MQLQEIVADLAEHWPLYVSMPFIAALIGYVTKRVAIEMMFRPIEFVGIRPFLGWQGVLPANAERMAATATDMLTNNLVDPKEIFARLDPDQLAKEIEQPLLQVVEEITEEVMEQYQPRLWEALPSGAKELLLRRVQAEAPKVIAKIMRELSDNIEDVLDLKNMVITNLVRDKSLLNRLIRDISRPEMRFIANSGLVFGFALGCVQLLVWALTKSPIVMPLFGLGIGWFTDWLALKMIFLPREPREFFGLYTWQGVFQKRRDQVAADYGDMIAREIITIPNLLEAILKGPKADRLFHLIGREVQRTIDAQAGVVKPLVAAAVGTRKWQEMKQAAALKAAERVPDTIRYAEEYAVNALDVRNTIVDRMRQLSPMEFEELLRPAFRQDEWKLIAVGAIIGGLVGELQAILLLH; encoded by the coding sequence GTGCAACTGCAGGAGATCGTGGCCGACCTGGCCGAACACTGGCCGCTCTACGTCTCGATGCCGTTCATCGCCGCGCTCATCGGCTACGTGACCAAGCGTGTGGCCATCGAGATGATGTTCCGGCCGATCGAGTTCGTCGGGATCCGGCCGTTCCTCGGCTGGCAGGGCGTGCTGCCGGCCAACGCCGAGCGCATGGCGGCCACCGCCACCGACATGCTCACGAACAACCTGGTCGACCCGAAGGAGATCTTCGCCAGGCTCGACCCGGACCAGCTCGCCAAGGAGATCGAGCAACCGCTCCTGCAGGTGGTCGAAGAGATCACCGAGGAGGTCATGGAGCAGTACCAGCCGCGCCTGTGGGAGGCCCTGCCCAGCGGTGCGAAGGAACTGCTGCTGCGCCGCGTCCAGGCCGAAGCGCCCAAGGTGATCGCGAAGATCATGCGGGAGCTGTCGGACAACATCGAGGACGTCCTCGACCTCAAGAACATGGTCATCACCAACCTGGTCCGCGACAAGAGCCTCCTCAACCGGCTCATCCGGGACATCTCACGACCCGAGATGCGGTTCATCGCGAATTCCGGGCTGGTGTTCGGCTTCGCCCTCGGATGTGTCCAGCTGCTCGTGTGGGCGCTCACCAAGTCGCCGATCGTGATGCCGCTGTTCGGCCTCGGCATCGGCTGGTTCACCGACTGGCTCGCCCTGAAGATGATCTTCCTGCCGCGTGAGCCGCGCGAGTTCTTCGGCCTCTACACCTGGCAGGGCGTGTTCCAGAAGCGCCGCGACCAGGTGGCAGCCGACTACGGCGACATGATCGCCCGCGAGATCATCACCATCCCGAACCTGCTGGAGGCCATCCTCAAGGGCCCGAAGGCCGACCGGCTGTTCCACCTGATCGGCCGCGAGGTGCAGCGGACCATCGACGCGCAGGCCGGCGTCGTGAAGCCGCTCGTGGCGGCCGCGGTGGGCACGCGCAAGTGGCAGGAGATGAAGCAGGCCGCGGCGCTCAAGGCGGCGGAGCGGGTGCCGGACACCATCCGGTACGCCGAGGAGTACGCGGTCAACGCCCTGGACGTGCGCAACACGATCGTCGACCGGATGCGGCAGCTGTCCCCGATGGAGTTCGAGGAGCTGCTGCGGCCCGCGTTCCGGCAGGACGAGTGGAAGTTGATCGCCGTCGGTGCGATCATCGGCGGGCTCGTGGGTGAGCTCCAGGCGATCCTGCTCCTCCACTAA
- a CDS encoding FGGY-family carbohydrate kinase, protein MTVVGVDVATAGVRAFAVGGDGSVRATAAEPLPAPVRDESGRSEQDARAWWPTVESVLRRVAAEVAEPVRAVAVSATSGTIVAVDGRGEPLGPALMYDDRRGADDNAKAAEVGAQRWHELGMSVSPTAALGRINWLRRAYPDAAGVRHTPDLIGEKLLGRPVATDSSHALKSGYDPLREEWAAEVFDFGVDWLPEVVRPTTVLGELPRPVAGLPQGCLVVAGMTDGCAGQLATGAVTPGRFAGILGTTYVLKGVTEHLVRDPSGALYSHRHPDGWWLPGGASNTGGEAVASVPNLAELDAEAARRGPARVVAYPLKRAGERFPFVTPDARGFVLGEPQDEVELHRARLEGVAFVERLALERLRELGVPVTGPLVAAGGGSKSPLWTRIRATVSGIELRVSPQAETGYGAAMLAAAAVLPGGLTEAAEMIGGEESIVEPDAAEQEPMEENYQRFKEELKNRGWL, encoded by the coding sequence GTGACGGTTGTCGGTGTCGACGTCGCGACCGCGGGGGTGCGTGCCTTCGCGGTCGGCGGCGACGGCTCGGTGCGGGCGACGGCTGCCGAGCCGTTGCCCGCCCCGGTCCGGGACGAGTCCGGCCGCAGCGAGCAGGACGCGCGGGCGTGGTGGCCCACGGTCGAGTCGGTGCTGCGGCGGGTGGCCGCGGAGGTGGCCGAGCCGGTGCGGGCGGTCGCGGTGTCGGCCACCTCGGGCACGATCGTCGCGGTCGACGGCCGGGGCGAGCCGCTCGGCCCGGCGCTGATGTACGACGACCGGCGCGGCGCGGACGACAACGCGAAGGCGGCGGAGGTGGGGGCGCAGCGGTGGCACGAGCTGGGGATGAGCGTGTCGCCGACGGCGGCGCTGGGCCGGATCAACTGGCTGCGCCGCGCCTACCCGGATGCCGCCGGTGTCCGTCACACACCGGACCTGATCGGTGAAAAGCTCCTCGGCCGCCCGGTGGCGACCGACTCCTCGCATGCCCTGAAGAGCGGGTACGACCCGTTGCGCGAGGAGTGGGCGGCCGAGGTGTTCGACTTCGGGGTGGACTGGCTCCCCGAGGTCGTGCGGCCGACGACCGTGCTGGGCGAGTTGCCCCGCCCGGTCGCCGGCCTACCCCAGGGGTGCCTGGTGGTGGCCGGCATGACCGACGGGTGTGCCGGCCAGCTGGCGACGGGCGCCGTGACGCCAGGCCGTTTCGCAGGGATCCTCGGCACGACCTACGTGTTGAAGGGCGTGACCGAACACCTGGTGCGGGACCCGTCCGGGGCGTTGTACAGCCACCGCCACCCCGACGGCTGGTGGCTACCTGGCGGAGCGTCGAACACCGGCGGCGAGGCGGTGGCCAGTGTCCCCAACCTCGCCGAACTGGATGCGGAGGCGGCGCGGCGCGGCCCCGCGCGAGTGGTGGCCTACCCCCTGAAGCGCGCGGGCGAGCGCTTCCCGTTCGTCACGCCCGACGCCCGGGGCTTCGTACTGGGCGAGCCGCAGGACGAGGTGGAGCTGCACCGGGCCCGCCTGGAGGGCGTCGCCTTCGTGGAGAGGCTGGCGTTGGAGCGGTTGCGTGAGCTGGGGGTGCCCGTGACCGGCCCGCTGGTGGCCGCGGGCGGGGGAAGCAAGAGTCCGTTGTGGACCCGCATCCGAGCGACGGTCAGCGGAATCGAACTGCGAGTGTCGCCCCAAGCCGAAACCGGCTACGGAGCGGCGATGCTCGCAGCCGCGGCGGTACTGCCGGGGGGACTGACCGAAGCGGCGGAAATGATCGGCGGAGAAGAATCGATAGTTGAGCCGGACGCGGCGGAACAAGAGCCGATGGAAGAGAACTACCAGCGGTTCAAAGAGGAATTGAAGAACCGGGGCTGGCTTTAG
- a CDS encoding MFS transporter codes for MTQTATSRLSQPDRGFGGLLARWGLPAPLFLGYVGLLLFMVGDGVESGFIAPFMADHGAGDEIHASYVITAYGVAVMLASWLSGALSELWGPRRVMWIGLAIWLVFDVLFLAVAVPSENYPLMLITYGIRGFGYPMFAFGFLVWITAVAPVARLGAAVGWFYFAFTGGLPTLGSLVASFTNPVLGHYGTLWLSVGILAAGGLLCVLGVRERTGFTRLAPEGVQPVQSLVSSVSIAWKNPRVGVGMIVRIINTAPEFGMLVFFPTIFADQIGFGEGRWLLLVSVIYGTNIFFNLIFGVASDRIGWQRTIFWFGAIGCAISILLLYFVPTSLGADYYWVALLVGALYGATLAGFVPISALLPSLAPENKGGAMALLNLGAGAAAFVGPAIVSLFLGPAGAAGVVIIFAALYIVAAVLTRFLKLPEATRKAIDEDVSLQDVTAVRP; via the coding sequence ATGACGCAGACGGCAACATCGAGGTTGTCCCAGCCGGACAGGGGGTTCGGGGGGCTTCTCGCCAGGTGGGGGCTACCGGCCCCGTTGTTCCTCGGGTACGTCGGCTTGTTGCTGTTCATGGTCGGCGACGGGGTGGAGTCCGGGTTCATCGCCCCGTTCATGGCCGATCACGGCGCCGGGGATGAAATTCACGCGTCCTATGTGATCACCGCGTACGGCGTGGCCGTGATGCTCGCGTCCTGGCTGTCCGGCGCGTTGTCGGAGCTGTGGGGGCCGCGCCGGGTCATGTGGATCGGCCTGGCGATCTGGCTCGTGTTCGACGTGCTGTTCCTCGCCGTGGCGGTGCCCAGCGAGAACTACCCGCTGATGCTGATCACCTACGGCATCCGCGGCTTCGGGTACCCGATGTTCGCGTTCGGGTTCCTGGTGTGGATCACCGCGGTGGCGCCGGTCGCGCGGCTCGGCGCCGCGGTCGGCTGGTTCTACTTCGCGTTCACCGGCGGCCTGCCGACGCTCGGCTCGCTGGTCGCGAGCTTCACCAACCCGGTGCTCGGCCACTACGGCACGCTGTGGCTGTCGGTCGGCATCCTGGCCGCGGGCGGTCTGCTGTGCGTGCTCGGGGTGCGGGAGCGGACCGGGTTCACGCGGCTCGCGCCGGAGGGCGTCCAGCCGGTGCAGAGCCTGGTGTCCAGCGTGTCGATCGCGTGGAAGAACCCGCGCGTGGGCGTCGGGATGATCGTGCGGATCATCAACACCGCGCCGGAGTTCGGCATGCTGGTGTTCTTCCCGACGATCTTCGCCGACCAGATCGGGTTCGGCGAGGGCCGGTGGCTGCTGCTGGTGTCGGTCATCTACGGCACGAACATCTTCTTCAACCTGATCTTCGGTGTGGCCTCGGACAGGATCGGCTGGCAGCGCACGATCTTCTGGTTCGGCGCGATCGGCTGCGCCATCTCGATCCTGCTGCTGTACTTCGTGCCGACGTCGCTGGGCGCGGACTACTACTGGGTGGCTCTGCTCGTGGGCGCGCTGTACGGTGCGACGCTGGCCGGGTTCGTGCCGATCTCGGCGCTGCTGCCCTCGCTCGCGCCGGAGAACAAGGGCGGCGCGATGGCGTTGCTGAACCTGGGCGCCGGTGCCGCGGCGTTCGTCGGGCCGGCGATCGTGTCGCTCTTCCTCGGCCCGGCGGGCGCGGCCGGCGTGGTGATCATCTTCGCCGCGCTGTACATCGTGGCGGCGGTGCTCACCCGGTTCCTGAAGCTGCCGGAGGCCACGCGGAAGGCCATCGACGAGGACGTCAGCTTGCAGGACGTGACGGCGGTCCGCCCGTGA
- a CDS encoding DeoR/GlpR family DNA-binding transcription regulator, whose amino-acid sequence MEDKSSGSARSRNIRQQRITDYVVKKGQASAAELAELTGVSVMTVHRDLDELARRGLLRKYRGGVSAQPSTVFESNTEYRLNAHVEAKAAIAEKALSLVEPGMSILLDDSTTALALAKLLHQVTPLTVATNYLRIIEVLKQVDDVRLIGLGGDYSATHDSFLGMPCLEAVERLTVDVTFVSTSAMNAEMTFHQEPEIVMVKRAMLASAEIRVLLMDSSKMPRTALHRLAEIEDFHHLVVDSAVSAYLLDQYEDQTNVLVAEV is encoded by the coding sequence GTGGAAGACAAGTCCAGCGGGAGCGCGCGCTCCCGTAACATCCGGCAGCAGCGCATCACCGACTACGTCGTGAAGAAGGGCCAGGCGTCCGCAGCGGAACTGGCCGAGCTGACCGGCGTGAGCGTGATGACCGTGCACCGCGACCTGGACGAACTGGCCCGGCGCGGCCTGCTGCGCAAGTACCGCGGCGGGGTGTCCGCGCAGCCGTCGACGGTGTTCGAGAGCAACACCGAGTACCGGCTCAACGCCCACGTCGAGGCGAAGGCCGCGATCGCCGAGAAGGCGTTGTCGCTGGTCGAGCCCGGGATGTCGATCCTGCTGGACGACTCGACCACCGCGCTCGCCCTGGCCAAGCTGCTGCACCAGGTCACGCCGCTCACCGTGGCGACGAACTATCTGCGGATCATCGAGGTGCTCAAGCAGGTCGACGACGTGCGCCTGATCGGGCTCGGCGGCGACTACTCCGCGACTCACGACTCGTTCCTCGGCATGCCCTGCCTGGAGGCCGTCGAGCGGCTCACCGTGGACGTGACGTTCGTGTCGACCTCGGCGATGAACGCGGAGATGACGTTCCACCAGGAGCCCGAGATCGTCATGGTGAAGCGGGCGATGCTGGCCAGCGCGGAGATCCGGGTGCTGCTCATGGACTCCAGCAAGATGCCGCGCACCGCGCTGCACCGCCTGGCCGAGATCGAGGACTTCCACCACCTCGTGGTCGACTCAGCGGTGTCCGCGTACCTGCTCGACCAGTACGAGGACCAGACGAACGTGCTCGTCGCCGAGGTCTGA
- a CDS encoding histidine phosphatase family protein, with product MGTRLLLVRHGETEWHAENRYAGTSEVGLTERGRRQAEGLAAYLAGAGEPVTALYRSPQGRARVTAEPSARALGLEPVVLDELREVHFGIAEGKVLSELDPQVVAAFRADPVAGAFPGAEPTAEAARRGAAALRDIAKREDGGRVLVVAHNTLIRVTLCELLGIPVRDYRRVFPRLENAAITEIGIDGDATSLRRFNLPTS from the coding sequence ATGGGAACGCGGTTGCTGCTGGTCCGCCACGGCGAGACCGAATGGCACGCGGAGAACCGCTACGCCGGCACCAGCGAGGTGGGCCTCACCGAGCGGGGCCGCAGGCAGGCCGAGGGGCTGGCGGCGTACCTGGCCGGCGCCGGCGAGCCGGTCACCGCGCTCTACCGGTCGCCGCAGGGGCGCGCGCGGGTCACCGCCGAACCGTCCGCGCGGGCGCTCGGTCTCGAGCCGGTCGTGCTCGACGAGCTGCGCGAGGTGCACTTCGGCATCGCCGAGGGCAAGGTCCTGTCCGAGCTGGATCCGCAGGTCGTGGCTGCGTTCCGGGCGGATCCGGTGGCCGGCGCGTTCCCCGGAGCCGAGCCGACGGCCGAGGCCGCGCGCCGGGGAGCGGCGGCGCTGCGGGACATCGCGAAGCGCGAAGACGGCGGGCGGGTGCTGGTCGTCGCGCACAACACGCTGATCCGGGTCACGCTGTGTGAACTGCTCGGCATCCCGGTCCGCGACTACCGCCGCGTGTTCCCGCGCCTGGAGAACGCGGCCATCACCGAGATCGGGATCGACGGCGACGCGACGAGCCTGCGGCGCTTCAACCTGCCCACGTCCTAG
- a CDS encoding HAD family hydrolase → MGFAAVVFDLDGVLVESEHLWEENWVAYAAAHGVEWTAADTATVQGMSAPEWAAYLAERSGTPETPEQVEKAVVDGMIKSIADGEAPLLDGADAMVRDVAARVPVALASSAARRVIDAVLETHGLTGEFSATVSSAEVPRGKPSPDVYAEAASRLGFRGEECLGVEDSSNGIRAAAAAGLTVIALPNPTYPPKPDALELAAQVAESNHDVRKLLLAYLAGELVRS, encoded by the coding sequence ATGGGTTTCGCCGCGGTGGTGTTCGACCTCGACGGTGTCCTGGTCGAGAGTGAACACCTCTGGGAGGAGAACTGGGTCGCCTACGCGGCGGCCCACGGTGTCGAGTGGACGGCCGCCGACACCGCCACCGTCCAGGGCATGAGCGCGCCCGAGTGGGCCGCGTACCTGGCGGAGCGCAGCGGGACCCCGGAGACCCCGGAGCAGGTCGAGAAGGCCGTGGTCGACGGGATGATCAAGTCGATCGCCGACGGTGAGGCCCCGCTGCTGGACGGCGCCGACGCGATGGTGCGCGACGTGGCGGCCCGCGTCCCGGTCGCGCTCGCGTCCTCGGCGGCGCGCCGGGTGATCGACGCGGTGCTGGAGACCCACGGGCTGACGGGGGAGTTCTCGGCCACCGTGTCCAGCGCCGAGGTGCCGCGCGGCAAGCCCAGCCCGGACGTCTACGCCGAGGCCGCGTCCCGGCTCGGCTTCCGCGGCGAGGAGTGCCTGGGGGTCGAGGACTCCAGCAACGGCATCCGCGCCGCCGCGGCCGCCGGGCTGACCGTCATCGCCCTGCCCAACCCGACCTACCCGCCAAAGCCGGACGCGCTGGAGCTGGCCGCACAGGTCGCGGAGTCCAACCACGATGTCCGGAAGCTGCTGCTCGCCTACCTCGCCGGGGAGCTGGTGCGCTCATGA
- the dhaL gene encoding dihydroxyacetone kinase subunit DhaL — protein MTTLGTAATFKRDWLDGFVTAYGREVRKVPGAYGVLGRNVPRRGKVAVVIGGGCGHYPAFAGLVGPGLADAAVVGDVFTSPSAEQVYRTARAAEGGAGVLFAYGNYAGDVLHFGLAARRLAAEGIESRTILVTDDIASGPADAPEKRRGVAGDFIVFKVAGAAAERGDDLDAVHAAAVKANAHTRTFGVAFGGCTLPGADQPLFTVGKSEMELGLGIHGEPGVRTVGRLGAAELADELVDGLLPELPRGDGRVAVLVNGLGRTKYEEMFVTYTRIHERLAGAGLTPVHTEVGEFVTSLDMAGVSLSVLVLDDELAELYGAPCDTPGYRSGGAILEPVELSSTVDKQLARPEGEGVELVDRLLTAAMRRIEDNESELGRLDAVAADGDHGLGMTRGMRAAVSAAREAAGSSVADTLLAAGTALADAAGGASGALYGVLLAETGAGLRVDEITTAVVADAVDGAVRAFTELGKAELGEKTMLDAIEPFRQALRKQAEAGAALPDAWREAAQAATLAAEETANLVPAKGRAARLAQRSKGHADPGATSFALIVTAIGEALGKEGN, from the coding sequence ATGACCACGTTGGGAACGGCCGCGACGTTCAAGCGGGACTGGCTGGACGGCTTCGTCACCGCGTACGGCCGCGAGGTGCGCAAGGTGCCCGGCGCGTACGGCGTGCTCGGCCGGAACGTCCCCCGGCGGGGCAAGGTCGCCGTGGTCATCGGCGGCGGCTGCGGCCACTACCCGGCCTTCGCCGGCCTGGTCGGGCCCGGCCTCGCCGACGCGGCGGTGGTCGGTGACGTGTTCACCAGCCCGAGCGCCGAGCAGGTCTACCGCACGGCCCGCGCCGCCGAGGGTGGCGCGGGGGTGCTGTTCGCCTACGGCAACTACGCCGGCGACGTCCTGCACTTCGGCCTCGCCGCGCGCCGACTGGCCGCGGAGGGCATCGAGAGCCGCACCATCCTGGTCACCGACGACATCGCGAGCGGACCGGCCGACGCGCCGGAGAAGCGCCGCGGGGTGGCGGGCGACTTCATCGTCTTCAAGGTCGCGGGCGCCGCGGCCGAGCGGGGTGACGACCTCGACGCGGTGCACGCGGCGGCGGTCAAGGCCAACGCGCACACCCGCACGTTCGGCGTCGCCTTCGGCGGCTGCACGCTCCCGGGTGCCGACCAGCCGCTGTTCACCGTGGGCAAGTCCGAGATGGAGCTGGGCCTCGGCATCCACGGCGAGCCGGGGGTGCGCACCGTCGGCCGCCTCGGCGCGGCGGAGCTGGCCGACGAGCTGGTCGACGGCCTGCTGCCCGAGCTGCCGCGGGGCGACGGCCGCGTCGCGGTGCTGGTCAACGGCCTCGGCCGGACCAAGTACGAAGAGATGTTCGTGACCTACACCCGGATCCACGAGCGCCTCGCCGGCGCCGGGCTGACGCCGGTGCACACGGAGGTCGGCGAGTTCGTCACCTCGCTGGACATGGCCGGGGTCTCGCTGTCGGTGCTGGTGCTGGACGACGAGCTGGCCGAGCTGTACGGCGCGCCGTGCGACACCCCGGGCTACCGCAGCGGCGGGGCGATCCTGGAGCCGGTCGAGCTCTCGTCCACAGTGGACAAGCAGCTGGCGCGCCCGGAGGGTGAGGGGGTCGAACTCGTCGACCGCCTGCTGACCGCGGCCATGCGCCGCATCGAGGACAACGAGTCCGAGCTGGGCCGTCTGGACGCGGTCGCCGCGGATGGTGACCACGGCCTCGGCATGACCCGCGGCATGCGAGCCGCCGTTTCGGCCGCCCGCGAGGCCGCCGGGTCTTCGGTGGCCGACACGCTGCTGGCGGCCGGGACCGCGCTCGCCGACGCCGCCGGTGGTGCGTCCGGCGCCCTGTACGGCGTGCTGCTCGCCGAGACCGGCGCGGGGCTGCGGGTGGACGAGATCACCACCGCGGTGGTCGCGGACGCGGTCGACGGCGCGGTGCGGGCCTTCACCGAGCTGGGCAAGGCCGAACTGGGCGAGAAGACCATGCTCGACGCGATCGAGCCGTTCCGGCAGGCGCTGCGCAAGCAGGCCGAGGCCGGCGCCGCGCTGCCGGACGCGTGGCGCGAGGCCGCGCAGGCAGCGACGCTCGCCGCCGAGGAGACCGCGAACCTGGTGCCAGCCAAGGGACGCGCGGCCCGGCTGGCGCAGCGCAGCAAGGGGCACGCCGATCCCGGCGCGACCTCGTTCGCCCTGATCGTCACGGCGATCGGGGAAGCTCTGGGCAAGGAGGGGAACTGA